In Mangifera indica cultivar Alphonso chromosome 7, CATAS_Mindica_2.1, whole genome shotgun sequence, the genomic window TTAGAAGTTATTGAAAAAATTCTGAAGTGCTTTAAtcataaacaacaaaatatgttaggtaatttttatttgaaattcacAACAATTCTCTAAAGTCGTGCCATAGACTTTAGCTTTGAGGCAGACCAACACAACCCATCTAAAAGGATTGTGCCAAATTAGGCGCGACTCAGCTGCACTTGTGGCCTCATCACCATGTCGTTATTCCTATGACTTTAGATAGTCTCACCATCCAGTTTTTGCAGGCAACCGTTCTTGGCTAAGATAACAGAAGAGCCCCTTAAATGTATGTTGGATACCTTTGTTATTATTGAAAAGGACAAAAGTGTTTCATAATGAATTTGCTGTCGTCCATGGTGATGGCGGTGATGGCCGGTACTTCTAATCAGGCAAAAAGCAAAGAAACTGTTCAGTCAGAGCAACATGATGATCAACTAAACCAACCATGttaattataaacaataatGGCGTGTTGGTGTTAAGTTTGACTTCCAAATTCAAGCTAAGACTTTACTTTGTTTCGTTGGGTAAATTGCATGTGCATTGGCCGGTGGCCCCAAGTCAAGCTAGGAGACAGAAGGAAGACAGCAATGGTGGCACACGCGGCAGCGTGCACAAACCCCAACACTCGATCGACTATTGAAGTCAAAATATTGCTCCATGAATCACTCCACGAGGTTTTGTTGGGTTTAGATTAGATCAGAAAGATATGCACCAATGGAAGCCTTTTGTTTGTTGTATCTTTCTGTGATTCATACAGggcctaaaccctaaacctccCTCTGcctgtttcttcttcttctcctttatATTTCAACTTATTGTCAACACTGTTTCTTTTCCTCCCACCTTTGTCATTTTCGGTTAATGCCCTTCAACCTCCACAAACCCACCTTCACCATTGATTTGGCACTAGAAATTCGTCTAATCTCTTAGTTAATTACTCTattatgacaaattttaaagatatgttGTATCTTTCCaatggttttttttaataaaataattgtggGGTCAAAGTGGGGTTATTTTATTGACAGACACTTGAACTAATTTCTTGTAATTTGGTTGTAAGTTGGCTCACATGGAACAAGTTTTTTACTTTGACGCCAGGTCAACTCATTCTTCTTAGTTTACTagatttaaataattcatttcatttcatattaattagataaaattttaagtataataaataatttaaaattattatattagataaattaaaattttaatttaaaaaatattatagaatgTATTGATCCACAGAGCCCCTCTATTATCTTTCCAACATCTGTGTGGAGACTCATTTCACAAATATTGAGAACTCCATATATGGGATGATGGTAATACCCAAAACCCAAAAGCAACTAAAAATAATACTCCCTCTAAATTACCTTTGAATTGATCTCACTGACAAGTACTTCCTAAAAACGCactttgattttcttcttttcccatCAAATGCAAACAGCAGAACCCAAGTACCAATTACTCGGTAAACGTATGCCAACCCCTTAAACAGGAATGCCAAAAGCACTTTGTAAGAAAAAGGGCTTTTTTTGTTCTGAGTTTGGCGATGCCGTCACAACTACACCCACTTCCACTTTCTGTAACAGTTAAAAACCtccaaatttatgttgaaaacCTGAGCCTTTGGGCCCCGAGAGCCGCGTGAATCCCGGATAGCCCTTTGAATCAGAAACCCATTAAAATAATCTGAAAAAGTTTAGCAAACTTACCAGTCTCCCGTGGGAGAGCGAGTTCAGACTTCTGCCTCTTCTTTCTCCTTATGTTCTTTCCTTTTTGCTTTATGTTACTGTAGTCTGTAGTGTACTTGCTACTATTTTCCATTTAAAGAACTGATCTGAAGTATCTTTCTTGCTAGATTCTCCCTCTGTAATTCTGACcaagaatttatttttcttctgggTTTCTTCAGAACCTCATgccctttttctcctccttttaaACTTACTCTAATTCTTTCAACACCACACTTTTCACTTCACATCTCTCTTTGTTTTTGTCTTCGCCTTCTTGTCTTGTCTTTAATCTTCTGCATTACAATGGATGTAAGTATCAAAATCTTAGTACAAgtttgtattttgataataatataataatattttgttcttgTTCTATCAGGAATATCACTGCAAAAGAAGTGGACAAATTCCAGCTTTTGGTAACTGGGATTATTCAAACAACCTGCCGATTACTCAGTATTTTGAGTCTGCAAGGCAAGCTGGGTTGCTTCGCTACAGTTCTTCTTCCGGTGAATCTGATCTTTACGTACGCCGTAGCTGCGGAGGCCGTGATTTACCCGCCGGCGATTCTAAGAAACCTTCTCGAAGTGTCAATGGTTCTCTTCCCAGAAAGGTGTCTCCATTTCTTGGTTTTCAGGGAAAAAGCATTAATTTTTCGTACTTGAATTAATCAGAAACATTTGGTTTAAGTTTTGATTAGTGTATAAATGCGgtattaaatatgaaatgaagattAAAACATAATGATGAAGGAGTGATTATTTATGTTGGAATATGAAACACATTTGCAGACAAGAGTGGGAGAAAAGCGAGGCCCGCAAGTCAAGGAGCAGAAAAAGCAGCAACAAGTGAAGAAGGTGTGTGACAATCACGTGACTCAACCCCCGAGAAAGCAACCACCACCACTACCACGCTCTAAATACGGCGTCGTCACGCCCACCCAACCACCTGTTCGTCCTCCCAAAGCCGTCGATGAAGATCTCTACAAAATCCCCCTGAGCTCCTCCACTCCCACAACAACAGGGTAATTTCCCACTTCACTCAAACAGTTTCtaacttattttttcattttatgtaAATCAAAGAATATGCAAACAGATGAATTTTTagggaaagagaaaaaagtctCTATTGGGTCCCCTGGAAGGATTGTTGGCAAAAAAAGACATTTATTAGACGAAAAAAGTTAGCAAAACTTTTGAATAAAATGCCCAGGATGatacaaaattcaaatcaagttatcATCACAAAGTAGCCCACAGGAAAATGATATGTATCAACTTAAAGggt contains:
- the LOC123220469 gene encoding uncharacterized protein LOC123220469 isoform X1 produces the protein MDEYHCKRSGQIPAFGNWDYSNNLPITQYFESARQAGLLRYSSSSGESDLYVRRSCGGRDLPAGDSKKPSRSVNGSLPRKTRVGEKRGPQVKEQKKQQQVKKVCDNHVTQPPRKQPPPLPRSKYGVVTPTQPPVRPPKAVDEDLYKIPLSSSTPTTTGRK
- the LOC123220469 gene encoding uncharacterized protein LOC123220469 isoform X2, with protein sequence MDEYHCKRSGQIPAFGNWDYSNNLPITQYFESARQAGLLRYSSSSGESDLYVRRSCGGRDLPAGDSKKPSRSVNGSLPRKTRVGEKRGPQVKEQKKQQQVKKVCDNHVTQPPRKQPPPLPRSKYGVVTPTQPPVRPPKAVDEDLYKIPLSSSTPTTTGK